CCATTCTAAGACGAAGAAGATGCAGTTTGCAGCCCTTCCatataaaaaatattaatggTGATAGGTGTACAGAAGCAGGATGAAAAATAAGTCCTGTCACATGTCTTGAAATAAAGACCAAAAGGAAAACTGGAGAATAGAAATAGAAGAGACGAAAAGGAAAagaggttgggggagggagagagaaagtcgAAGAGGCATAAAAAGAGGACCCCAGAATCCTATGTGCCAGCTTCAGCAAAGCACCTGTGAAGGATCATATGGTCAGtgcagaggattcagggggaTGTTTTGGAGCAGCCAAGCAGAGAGGAACCAGTGAGTATTGATCCAGCTCTAGATCTGAAGTTGTCAACCAATATCCTGGTATGTGAGCAAATCTCCAGAGGCTAGTTCTTTTCTGTCGCCTTTCCCCATGTGAGCAAGTCTCTAGGGGTTGACAGTATCTTTGATTGTAAGAAAGTTTAGAGAGACAagatcctgaagaagagctctgtataagctcaaaagcttgtttgtctcaccaccagaagttggtgcaatagaagatattacctcacccaccctgtctgtctaatatcctgggaccaacacagctacaaaaatACTGCATACAACATGTAAGAAAGTTTGTTATTAGGACTTTAGGAAGTGTTATTGTGAAGTTGGTTCTCCACAGTCTCAGTTTGATGGTATTCTGGTGATCTAAGACGATTGCTGCACCCTAGAGCATAGTGTGTAAGTGGACAGGCCTCTACAATCCCTGCTGATCAATGTTTTCCTGGTTCTGCTTGACAGACGACGGGCGTGGAACTGTTGGTGAAGACTGTATCTGTTCCAGAGACAAGTGATAGTGTGGTGAGCCCTACTGTGTCACAAATAGGGACAGAAGGAGATCTTCAGTCCACACAGTCCATCTATTACGTGGATGTCTGATATGTCTCATTCCCTTGGGATGGACTCACCAGAGGTTTACCTGAATATTAAGTTGAAAACCTGATACACTGCTCATGTGCtaaaataattcaaataataaattaaaataattatgcaCAATAGCTGATTTTTTCCAGtgataacttatttttaaaacatacatgTTTACATATTCAACTGCAACATGACTTTTTAAACTGAAGCTCTCAGCAATCCAGTTAGGGCCCTGCACTGCCATGTAGGATACCCAGGTATAATTCCAATTCCCTAGAACAGTGGAGACTAAGCCCTATCCAGAATGCTATGTGTTAATGCTCTGCACTACCATTAAGATATAGGTATACTCAGGTTAGCATCCCAGTCTCTTGTTCCACAGATCTAgttggtgctcggagtggagacAAGGCCTGGTGCACTGCGGAGTAGAACTTTTCACTGTTTATGCAGGAAATCCAGCTACTGCTTTGCACTTGCCCTCTGGGCTAGGTGCACTGCGGAGCGTGTGAGCTTAGCCACTGAGGCATGAGGCTATGTTGCTGTGGTTGTACAAGAAGCAAGTGTGACAGCTTCTAGTATACACCTCCCAAACCTTTccccacatagaatcatagaaatgtaggactggaagggacctcaagagaccATCAAGTTAAttccctgtgctgtggcaggaccccattaatctagaccatccctgacaagcgTTGGtccaacctgttcctaaaaacctccaatgatgaggattccacagcctcccttggaagcttgttCTACTTCTAACTACAAGGGTAGTTAAgccagtttttcctaatatctaacctaaatctcccttgctgcagattaagcccgttgcttcttgtcctgccttgagtgaacatggagaacaatcgatcaccatcttctttataacaatccttaacatatttgaagactgttatcaggtccccccctcagtcttcttttctcaagactaaacatgcccagtttctttaacctttcttcatagtcaggttttctaaacctgttatctttgttgcccttctctggacacaatactccagctgaggcctcactgtcccgagtagagtgggacagctacctcctatgtcttacaaACAGCATCCCTGTTAATACCCCCCAgagtgatattagccttttttttttcaactgcatctcactgctgactcgtattctgtttgtgatccactataatccccagatccttttcatgGTCTTCCATGCAAAAACCTTCTTTCTGCTTTCAGGAACTCTTCCTTTTTGACTCAGCGGGGAAAGAACTATTTTCTGAGATGATGGAGAAACTGGTAAGTATCATGTAATAGTCGTCTTGTTCCTCAAGAGGTGCTTTTGCTGTGAAAAGGATCTGAGCTACCCAGTCTGGCAGATGTAGCAAGCCTTGGCCTGAGTGGGAGAAACCCCTCTCGGTTACCTATGACCCCTGTTCCTTTATTTTCTGAAACTTGGAACAGTACTGTAGGGAATCTGTTCCAAAGGAAGGGAGGTGGGATCCCAGAGGAAGCTCCTTTGGCTCTTAAAAAGAAATGGGAATGCTAAACTGAGATAACTGtgtggatgtttttgtttttttatgggcATTTTTAGAGGAACTTCCATTTTGCCAATTCTAGTATATCAGATTTTTGCCTTCAGCCTGATCTTTCTGTTCCACATAGACTCTGCCTTCTAATGGGATATAGAACTGCCCTTGACTTTTCACACTCCAGCAAGTGTGTCTCTGCCCCCACCCTACATTAGAGACCTTTGCATTGTATCATCTAATTTTGATGCATAGGGTCAGCTAATTGGGCGTGAGGTCTCATTATATAAGACTCCTTTTATTCCTGTCCTGGAATGTATTTCCGGTACAGACACTTCTTCTCTGGGGATGTATTGACCATTGGTCACACCAGTTTCATTAGAGCTGACAATATCTCCCTCTTGATGTACAGTGGGAGCAGCCCAATGCCCTGTGTATTGTGTATGATGTCACCAATGAACAGTCTTTCAACAACTGTGCCAAGTGGCTGGAGAAGCTGAGAGCACAGACACTTGGAATGCACCTTCCAGGTAGGAGATGGTGAGATTCTTTGCACCTATTCTCATGTTTTGTGGCAGCGTCTCTTCCCATTGAGATGTGGCATAAAGCATTATCTTAAATCCAAACCAGGCATGGCTTCCTCCAACTCACCCAGTCTGTTAATAAGACAGACCAGGGAAGTGCATATTCCATGCATATTCCAGGTGATTTCCTTGCTGTCCTCTCTAGCACCTTCTTTAAGCAGCCATAGTCTAGCAATccaatttttttcctcccctgttTTCTAACTCACCCACCAGGTTTTCCGGTATTTATTGCTAACAATTcagcatttctttttttcttttcctttgtttcacATTTTTTGTAGGTGTTTTAGTGGGAAATAAAACAGACCTGATTGGTCGACGAGTTGTGGAGCAGAAACAGGCACAGGAGTGGGCTGAGAACCATGGCCTACAATACTGTGAGACATCAGTGGTGAGTGTCTTCTCTCTTCTCCATCTGTGGAAGTGGGCGAATTCTCTTTTGGGGGCTCTGTTACAATCCTTTATCATTTAATCCACTCCCAGTataaatgtgggttttttttattgagcAGATAAGAGTAGAAATAGTTCAATGCTTCCTCCATCTATTTTTCACATCCTCTCTTCTCTCTTTACAGAAGGAGATGGAGAACATCGAAGCCCCATTCCACATATTGGCAAACTCATTCCACCGACTGTACAGAGAGAAAGTGGAAACCTTTCACTCACTAGTGTGAGGGCCTTGGGTATAGCAACTTGCTTAGCCCCTGTGGGGTATCTTTTAGTCTGGAAACACCCTGATGCCTAGAATCCCGCAGACTGGAAGATGGAGAGAAAGTgagagatgagattttttttttccccccttgtgaCCATTTCCTGACCATTCAGATTAAACCGGAAATAAATATGGGGAAAGGCAGCCTTTCTGAGGTTGAGACCTGGTGTTTCTTTCATGTCTCCGGACTTGGTTTTCTTCTCCATAAAAATCTGTTGGATAGTTGGGGGGGCTACAGAATGGAAATTGCCAGCCTTCTGCTTTGAGATTGCCCCATCCTTTGTCAGAATGGCTTTTCTGCTAGAAACAAGGGTCAGATGATTTGGTGgggtttttgagatggggaaggAGTAGGGAGGCTAATGGGACATTTCTCACATTGGACAGCCCAGCACTGACATATATCTGAAGGGAATAGGACTGCGGAAGGCCTTACACGTGGAAAGCATATTCACTAGCAGGGCTGGAATAGACTTTAGGCCCAGAGCCTGTTGAGATGTGCTCAGCAATTG
The DNA window shown above is from Trachemys scripta elegans isolate TJP31775 chromosome 1, CAS_Tse_1.0, whole genome shotgun sequence and carries:
- the IFT27 gene encoding intraflagellar transport protein 27 homolog isoform X1, with amino-acid sequence MVKLAAKCILTGDSAVGKSALAQMFCNDGAHFQKNYTLTTGVELLVKTVSVPETSDSVELFLFDSAGKELFSEMMEKLWEQPNALCIVYDVTNEQSFNNCAKWLEKLRAQTLGMHLPGVLVGNKTDLIGRRVVEQKQAQEWAENHGLQYCETSVKEMENIEAPFHILANSFHRLYREKVETFHSLV
- the IFT27 gene encoding intraflagellar transport protein 27 homolog isoform X2, with protein sequence MVKLAAKCILTGDSAVGKSALAQMFCNDGAHFQKNYTLELFLFDSAGKELFSEMMEKLWEQPNALCIVYDVTNEQSFNNCAKWLEKLRAQTLGMHLPGVLVGNKTDLIGRRVVEQKQAQEWAENHGLQYCETSVKEMENIEAPFHILANSFHRLYREKVETFHSLV